In Synechococcus sp. RS9909, one genomic interval encodes:
- the zds gene encoding 9,9'-di-cis-zeta-carotene desaturase: MRVAIVGAGLAGLAAAVDLVDAGHDVSLYEARPFMGGKVGSWVDDDGNHIEMGLHVFFFNYANLFALMRKVGAIENLLPKDHTHLFVNRGGDLRELDFRFPVGAPFNGLKAFFTTPQLSWIDKLRNALALGTSPIVRGLVDYEGAMRTIRALDAVSFQAWFLGHGGSMESIRRMWNPIAYALGFIDCEAISARCMLTIFMMFAAKTEASKLNLLKGSPHRWLTGPILEYIQARGAQLHLRHRVKAVLSSAGETPEITGLQLGTPDGEITVEADAYLAACDVPGIQRLLPDDWKRFPQFAAIDQLEAVPVATVQLRYDGWVTELDDSRRRQDCSQPAGLNNLLYTADADFSCFADLALASPEDYRKDGQGSLLQCVLTPGDPWIPKSVEEIVAHTDRQVRDLFPSSRDLTLTWSNVVKLAQSLYREAPGMEPYRPEQRTPVPNFFLAGSYTRQDYIDSMEGATMSGHLAAAAILGKEASLASNSAVA; this comes from the coding sequence GTGCGGGTTGCGATCGTGGGCGCTGGATTGGCCGGGCTTGCCGCCGCAGTGGATCTGGTCGACGCCGGCCACGATGTGTCGCTCTACGAGGCCCGTCCGTTCATGGGCGGCAAGGTGGGCAGCTGGGTCGATGACGACGGCAATCACATCGAGATGGGATTGCACGTGTTCTTTTTCAATTACGCCAACCTGTTCGCCTTGATGCGCAAGGTGGGGGCGATTGAGAACCTGCTGCCGAAGGATCACACCCATCTTTTCGTGAATCGGGGTGGTGATCTGCGCGAGCTTGATTTCCGCTTCCCGGTCGGAGCCCCCTTCAATGGCCTCAAAGCGTTTTTCACCACGCCCCAGCTGAGCTGGATCGACAAACTGCGCAACGCTCTGGCGTTGGGCACGAGTCCGATCGTGCGCGGCCTGGTGGATTACGAGGGGGCGATGCGGACGATCCGGGCCCTTGATGCGGTGAGTTTCCAGGCCTGGTTTCTCGGCCATGGCGGCAGCATGGAGAGCATCCGCAGGATGTGGAACCCGATCGCCTACGCCCTGGGGTTCATCGATTGCGAGGCGATCTCGGCCCGTTGCATGCTCACCATCTTCATGATGTTTGCCGCGAAGACGGAGGCCTCCAAACTCAATCTGCTCAAGGGGTCGCCCCATCGCTGGCTCACGGGTCCGATCCTGGAGTACATCCAGGCCCGTGGCGCCCAGCTGCATCTGCGCCACCGCGTCAAGGCTGTGCTGTCCAGCGCCGGCGAAACGCCCGAGATCACTGGCTTGCAGCTCGGCACGCCCGATGGCGAGATCACGGTGGAGGCGGATGCCTATCTCGCGGCCTGTGATGTTCCCGGCATTCAGCGCCTCCTCCCAGACGACTGGAAACGCTTCCCCCAGTTTGCGGCGATCGATCAGCTCGAGGCCGTGCCCGTGGCCACGGTGCAACTGCGCTACGACGGCTGGGTGACCGAGCTTGATGACAGTCGCCGCCGCCAGGATTGCTCCCAGCCCGCGGGGTTGAACAATCTGCTGTACACCGCCGATGCGGATTTCAGCTGTTTTGCCGACCTGGCTCTGGCCAGTCCCGAGGACTACCGCAAGGATGGTCAGGGGTCCCTGCTCCAGTGCGTGCTCACCCCCGGCGATCCCTGGATTCCGAAGTCGGTGGAGGAGATCGTGGCCCACACCGATCGCCAGGTGCGTGACCTGTTCCCGTCGTCGCGCGACCTCACCCTCACCTGGAGCAACGTGGTGAAGCTGGCTCAGTCGCTGTATCGCGAGGCTCCGGGGATGGAGCCCTACCGGCCGGAGCAGCGCACGCCCGTGCCCAATTTCTTCCTCGCCGGCAGCTACACCCGTCAGGAC
- a CDS encoding iron-sulfur cluster assembly accessory protein — translation MSSTSPTTVSAATGAAPHTGKDGKGILITATAMQQLAKLCREQGEEQVLRVGVRSGGCSGMSYTMDFEPADTIVDGDEVYDYCAPDGADFRVVCDPKSLLYIYGMQLDYSTALIGGGFNFTNPNATQTCGCGSSFAV, via the coding sequence GTGAGCAGCACCAGCCCCACAACGGTTTCCGCCGCCACCGGCGCCGCCCCACACACCGGCAAAGACGGCAAAGGCATCCTGATCACCGCCACGGCCATGCAGCAGCTGGCGAAACTGTGCCGGGAGCAGGGTGAGGAGCAGGTGTTGCGGGTCGGCGTGCGCTCCGGCGGCTGCAGCGGCATGAGTTACACGATGGATTTCGAGCCGGCCGACACCATCGTGGATGGGGATGAGGTGTACGACTACTGCGCCCCTGACGGTGCCGATTTCCGCGTGGTCTGCGACCCCAAGAGCCTGCTTTACATCTACGGCATGCAGCTCGACTACAGCACGGCCCTGATCGGCGGTGGTTTCAATTTCACCAATCCCAACGCCACCCAGACCTGTGGTTGCGGCAGCTCCTTCGCTGTCTGA
- a CDS encoding M48 family metallopeptidase: MESTQESLFEQAMARYQNGAPAEELLDDFITITEAAPRQSAGWTCLAWLQLLCDQPEAALRSARTAVKLNPQDPQARINLSVAMLETKAKGVRDQIEMVQQVLAMAPDVGQELQASIADGFQRRPGWPALTKVKNWLEL; the protein is encoded by the coding sequence ATGGAGTCAACACAGGAGAGCCTGTTTGAACAGGCGATGGCCCGCTATCAGAACGGGGCCCCGGCGGAGGAGCTGCTGGATGATTTCATCACCATTACCGAAGCGGCCCCCCGCCAGTCGGCGGGTTGGACCTGCCTGGCCTGGTTGCAACTGCTCTGTGATCAGCCGGAGGCGGCCCTGCGCTCAGCCCGTACCGCCGTGAAGCTCAACCCGCAGGATCCGCAGGCCCGGATCAACCTCAGCGTGGCCATGCTCGAAACCAAGGCCAAGGGCGTGCGGGATCAGATCGAGATGGTGCAACAGGTGCTGGCGATGGCCCCCGATGTGGGCCAGGAGCTGCAGGCGTCGATTGCCGATGGCTTCCAGCGTCGCCCAGGCTGGCCCGCGCTCACCAAGGTGAAGAACTGGCTGGAGCTCTGA
- a CDS encoding lipid-A-disaccharide synthase-related protein: MARVLLLSNGHGEDLSGALLGAALRDRQHQVEALPLVGNGHPYRDAGLPLILKTREFSTGGLGYTSLRGRLTELVQGQVLHLLGGVVKLLRVAHRYDLVVVIGDVIPVMAAWLSRRPVVTYLVAYSSHYEGRLRLPWPCGECLSSRRCRAVFSRDQLTADDLSQQLQRPVRFLGNPFMDPVLQPQHPLPPSRRRIGLLPGSRRPELEQNLRLLLRVVEQLPEPWLASGELAVDLALVHGLDDTALTALTQAEGWTLQPGDGRDQPQRLERGQRRIQVQRSRFTAVLQSSDLLLCMAGTAAEQAVGLAKPVLQLVGEGPQFTPEFAEAQRRLLGPTVFCAKGPVGSPDTLKATAALALELLERSTSDPDLQERCRREATRRLGSMGGAAGVSGAARIAEAIDDQLQKQHPRHPRTRA, from the coding sequence GTGGCCCGTGTGCTGCTGCTCAGCAACGGACATGGCGAAGATCTCTCCGGCGCCCTGCTGGGGGCGGCCCTGCGGGACCGACAGCATCAGGTGGAGGCCTTGCCCCTGGTGGGCAACGGCCACCCCTACCGGGACGCCGGACTGCCTCTGATCCTGAAGACCCGTGAATTCAGCACCGGGGGGTTGGGGTACACCAGCCTGCGTGGACGCCTCACCGAACTGGTGCAGGGTCAGGTGCTGCATCTGCTCGGTGGCGTGGTGAAGCTGTTGCGGGTCGCCCATCGCTACGACCTGGTGGTGGTGATCGGCGATGTGATCCCGGTGATGGCGGCCTGGCTCAGTCGCCGACCTGTGGTCACCTACCTGGTGGCCTATTCGAGCCACTACGAAGGCCGCCTGCGCCTGCCCTGGCCCTGCGGCGAGTGTCTCTCGAGCCGTCGATGCCGTGCCGTGTTCAGCCGCGATCAGCTGACTGCCGACGACCTCAGCCAGCAACTGCAGCGACCGGTGCGCTTTCTCGGCAACCCCTTCATGGATCCGGTGCTGCAGCCCCAGCACCCCCTGCCCCCCAGCCGGCGAAGGATCGGACTCCTCCCCGGCAGCCGCCGGCCGGAGCTGGAACAGAACCTGCGGCTACTGCTGAGGGTGGTGGAACAGCTGCCGGAACCTTGGCTCGCCAGCGGAGAGCTGGCGGTGGATCTCGCCCTGGTGCATGGCCTGGACGACACCGCTCTGACAGCCCTGACCCAGGCCGAGGGCTGGACGTTGCAGCCCGGCGATGGCCGCGATCAGCCGCAGCGGCTGGAGCGAGGACAACGGCGGATCCAGGTGCAACGCAGCCGTTTCACGGCCGTGCTGCAAAGCTCCGATCTGCTGCTCTGCATGGCCGGCACAGCGGCGGAACAGGCGGTGGGACTGGCCAAACCGGTGCTGCAACTCGTTGGCGAAGGCCCCCAATTCACCCCCGAGTTCGCCGAAGCGCAGCGGCGCCTGCTCGGACCGACCGTGTTCTGCGCCAAGGGCCCCGTCGGCAGCCCCGACACTTTGAAGGCCACAGCCGCGCTGGCGCTCGAGTTGCTTGAGCGCAGCACCTCAGATCCAGACCTCCAGGAACGCTGCCGGCGCGAAGCGACCCGGCGCCTCGGCAGCATGGGTGGGGCCGCGGGAGTCAGCGGCGCGGCACGGATCGCCGAGGCGATCGATGATCAGCTGCAAAAGCAGCACCCACGGCACCCCAGAACTCGGGCATGA
- a CDS encoding TIGR01777 family oxidoreductase — protein sequence MRLLLLGCTGLVGRELIPTLQAAGHDLTVVSRRPQAVACPSLVQPLTWLQLDPAQADAWAPEGPLHQALASADGVVNLAGEPIAEQRWTPAHVQLLEDSRLHTSRHCVAAMAGLETPPSVLVNASAVGFYGTAADACFQESSGAGADRLAQLCTAWEAAAAGKPAATRLVVVRIGIVLAPDGGALGKMLPVFRAGFGGPIGDGRQWMSWIHRTDLCRLIAVALEDPAWTGVVNGVAPEPVRMGEFATTLGRSLGRPSLLPVPGPVLQLLLGDGARVVLEGQQVRSERLDGLGFTFRYPALPAALDAATRS from the coding sequence ATGCGCCTGCTTCTGCTCGGATGCACCGGTCTGGTAGGGCGTGAGCTGATCCCGACGCTCCAGGCCGCCGGCCACGATCTCACCGTGGTGAGCCGGCGCCCCCAGGCCGTGGCGTGCCCTTCCCTGGTCCAGCCCCTCACCTGGCTGCAGCTGGATCCGGCTCAGGCCGATGCCTGGGCGCCTGAGGGGCCGTTGCATCAGGCGCTGGCGTCTGCGGATGGGGTGGTGAATCTCGCCGGTGAGCCGATCGCTGAGCAGCGCTGGACGCCGGCGCACGTGCAGTTGCTCGAAGACAGCCGTCTCCACACCAGCCGCCATTGCGTTGCGGCCATGGCGGGCCTCGAGACGCCACCTTCCGTGCTCGTCAATGCCTCCGCGGTGGGCTTCTACGGCACCGCAGCCGACGCCTGTTTTCAGGAGAGCAGTGGCGCTGGAGCTGATCGCCTCGCCCAGCTCTGCACCGCCTGGGAAGCGGCGGCTGCAGGCAAACCCGCCGCCACTCGATTGGTGGTGGTGCGTATCGGCATTGTGCTGGCCCCTGACGGCGGCGCCCTGGGCAAGATGCTGCCTGTGTTCCGCGCCGGTTTCGGTGGACCGATCGGCGATGGTCGTCAGTGGATGAGCTGGATTCATCGCACCGATCTCTGCCGTCTGATTGCGGTGGCTCTGGAGGATCCGGCCTGGACTGGGGTGGTGAATGGTGTGGCGCCCGAGCCGGTGCGCATGGGGGAGTTCGCCACGACGCTCGGCCGCAGTCTCGGCCGCCCGAGCCTGTTGCCGGTGCCTGGGCCTGTGCTGCAGCTGCTCCTCGGTGATGGTGCCCGGGTGGTGCTGGAGGGTCAGCAGGTCCGCTCCGAGCGCCTGGATGGCCTCGGATTCACGTTTCGCTATCCCGCCCTGCCTGCAGCGCTCGACGCTGCCACCAGGAGCTGA
- a CDS encoding cation:proton antiporter, translating to MAHQLAVYLLAFGGLLLVAVLLDDLAARIRVPGILMVLMLGLLIDNKMEVASGTASLLNLSHAEQITQVALVLVLFFGGLTTNWAEVRAVIRPAARLATLGVVLTSVLTAAVLIGFGVLQDDRPVLELLPKALFVGAMVGSTDASAVLALLRPLAGQLPQPLIDLIETESGFNDPMAVVLAGVALALAGGEGVAPADLVIEVIRQFLLGILIGFLGGSLTVQLLGSRTSLNQTTMLPVVSLALLMLLSGGTALMGGSPLLAAYVAGLVLGNGPSLDQAALEEAHASFAKMAELVLFLCMGLVVEPESVVFAAGWGFLLFLVMQLVRLVIVQTLLLRTTFRPPERMFICWAGLRGAVPIALAIDAWASGVSWGREMPPLALAVVLCGLFIQGFALVPLARRMKITVPIAEAQAP from the coding sequence TTGGCCCATCAATTGGCGGTCTACCTGCTCGCTTTCGGCGGTCTGCTGCTGGTGGCCGTGTTGCTCGATGATCTGGCGGCCCGGATCCGCGTGCCCGGCATCCTGATGGTGCTGATGCTCGGTCTGCTGATCGACAACAAGATGGAGGTGGCCTCCGGCACGGCCTCCCTGCTCAACTTGAGCCATGCCGAGCAGATCACCCAGGTGGCCCTGGTGCTGGTGCTCTTTTTTGGTGGTCTCACCACCAACTGGGCTGAGGTGCGGGCCGTGATCCGACCTGCTGCTCGCCTGGCCACCCTGGGGGTGGTGCTCACCTCCGTGCTCACCGCCGCTGTGTTGATCGGCTTCGGGGTGCTTCAGGACGACCGGCCCGTGCTGGAGCTGTTGCCGAAAGCCTTGTTCGTGGGCGCCATGGTGGGGAGCACCGATGCCTCGGCGGTGCTGGCCCTGCTGCGGCCCCTGGCTGGTCAGTTGCCCCAGCCGCTGATCGATCTGATCGAAACCGAATCCGGCTTCAACGATCCGATGGCGGTGGTGCTCGCGGGCGTCGCCCTCGCTCTGGCCGGTGGGGAGGGCGTGGCACCGGCCGATCTGGTGATCGAGGTGATTCGTCAGTTTCTGCTCGGCATCCTGATCGGCTTCCTCGGCGGCAGCCTCACCGTGCAGTTGCTCGGCAGTCGCACCAGCCTCAACCAAACCACCATGCTGCCTGTGGTGAGCCTGGCGCTGCTGATGCTGCTCAGCGGCGGCACCGCCCTGATGGGGGGGAGCCCCCTCCTGGCCGCCTACGTGGCCGGCCTCGTGCTCGGCAATGGCCCCAGCCTGGATCAGGCGGCTCTTGAGGAAGCCCACGCCAGCTTCGCCAAGATGGCCGAGCTGGTGTTGTTCCTCTGCATGGGGTTGGTGGTGGAGCCGGAGAGCGTGGTGTTCGCTGCTGGCTGGGGCTTCCTGCTCTTCCTGGTGATGCAGCTGGTGCGTCTCGTGATTGTGCAGACCCTGCTGCTGCGCACAACCTTCCGTCCGCCTGAACGCATGTTCATCTGCTGGGCCGGGCTCCGTGGCGCAGTGCCGATCGCCCTGGCGATCGATGCCTGGGCGTCTGGGGTGAGCTGGGGGCGGGAGATGCCGCCGCTGGCTCTGGCGGTGGTGCTCTGCGGGCTGTTCATTCAGGGTTTCGCCCTCGTGCCGCTGGCCCGCCGCATGAAGATCACCGTGCCGATTGCGGAGGCCCAGGCCCCTTAG
- the ndhO gene encoding NAD(P)H-quinone oxidoreductase subunit O produces MAETAPALKKGALVRVNRQAYSGSVEAAASDPSAPAYIFEGPGELLAIQGDYGQVRWRRPVPDVWLKLAQLETCD; encoded by the coding sequence ATGGCCGAAACAGCCCCTGCCCTGAAGAAAGGCGCCCTGGTGCGGGTCAATCGCCAGGCCTACTCCGGCAGTGTGGAGGCAGCGGCCAGCGATCCATCGGCACCGGCCTACATTTTTGAAGGGCCTGGGGAACTGCTGGCGATCCAGGGTGACTACGGCCAGGTGCGCTGGCGGCGCCCTGTGCCGGATGTGTGGCTGAAGCTGGCTCAGCTTGAGACCTGCGACTGA
- a CDS encoding phospholipid carrier-dependent glycosyltransferase: protein MGPWLFRALLLGIWLLATGVDRLWWTLHDGLPAWDQADYLNSALDHGRALGLLPGGAWQGWNALLDLSPKIPPLASLVNGTVMAAAGDDPAQAAWSLSLWHGVLLWAVASWAVTLRRSLVEARAFALLAALMVALAPVLLELRSDYVLEMALTAMVTLALWRLSRWWHPLEGGQWLQALTAALACTGALLVKQSALLVLIPALAWVSWGAWRRGEGRRLQWLAGVAVVLAGVLPWLRHNWITTLGGTNRAVLESAAREGDPGPLSLSGWLWYPRLLPAQIGAVLLTVGCAGVLLWCWQRRRYSGDEPQAWRFLLVTLLAGWVFTSLSPNKDDRYIAPLLPALILLLARGWWQWGLWLRARWPGLQDWLAPVALMSGLLVCLPAAWSAQLARLQNRHQGPLDAIVRRAGGARADGRPTTLIVVPSTPDLNQHNVSYYGRRQGGHLVGRQLGSSRGDVEPVLDRAEWVLLAEGDQGSVRKSARRLDQAVRSSGVFERVERFPRPQGGSYSLWRRRAQAPAPAEFATQFPALASGLAQGPVGLDPLFAAVGVEHMLDGHQLYRDRVQRQAEQALRLDPEAVEPRWSLAVLAVLANRPAAADRQFAALERVQPQNPWPSAYRAVVSIAAWNPAQARLVMEAARRRHGDGALLVALDDLSAVLSGALWRLPAAGRSIPRAVQEVEATLQSQVSS from the coding sequence ATGGGCCCCTGGCTCTTTCGTGCCCTGCTGCTCGGGATCTGGTTGCTCGCCACCGGCGTCGATCGCCTCTGGTGGACCCTTCATGACGGCCTGCCGGCCTGGGACCAGGCCGACTATCTCAACAGTGCCCTCGATCACGGCCGCGCCCTCGGGCTGCTGCCGGGTGGTGCCTGGCAGGGCTGGAACGCTCTGCTGGATCTGTCGCCCAAGATTCCGCCCTTGGCCTCGCTGGTGAATGGCACCGTGATGGCTGCGGCCGGCGATGATCCGGCCCAGGCGGCCTGGAGCCTCAGCCTCTGGCACGGGGTGCTGCTGTGGGCTGTGGCGTCCTGGGCGGTGACGTTGCGTCGTTCCTTGGTGGAGGCGCGCGCCTTTGCCCTGCTGGCGGCCCTGATGGTGGCCCTGGCGCCGGTCTTGCTGGAGCTACGCAGCGATTACGTGCTGGAGATGGCCCTCACGGCGATGGTGACCCTCGCCCTCTGGCGGCTCAGCCGCTGGTGGCATCCCCTGGAGGGCGGGCAATGGCTGCAGGCCCTCACCGCCGCCCTCGCCTGCACCGGAGCGCTTCTCGTGAAGCAGAGCGCTCTGCTGGTGCTGATTCCCGCTCTGGCCTGGGTGAGTTGGGGTGCTTGGCGTCGGGGCGAGGGGCGCCGCCTGCAGTGGTTGGCTGGGGTGGCTGTGGTGCTCGCCGGCGTGCTGCCCTGGCTGCGGCACAACTGGATCACCACCCTGGGTGGCACCAACCGGGCTGTGCTCGAGTCGGCAGCCCGCGAGGGAGACCCCGGGCCGCTCAGCCTCAGCGGCTGGCTCTGGTATCCCCGACTGCTGCCGGCCCAGATCGGCGCGGTGCTGCTGACGGTGGGCTGCGCTGGGGTGCTGCTCTGGTGCTGGCAGCGCCGCCGCTATAGCGGCGATGAGCCCCAGGCCTGGCGGTTTCTGCTGGTGACCCTTCTGGCCGGCTGGGTGTTCACCAGCCTCAGCCCCAACAAAGACGATCGTTACATCGCCCCCCTGCTGCCGGCCCTGATCCTGCTGCTGGCGCGGGGCTGGTGGCAGTGGGGCCTCTGGTTGCGCGCCCGTTGGCCCGGTCTGCAGGACTGGTTGGCACCGGTCGCCCTGATGTCAGGGCTGCTGGTCTGTCTGCCGGCCGCCTGGTCCGCCCAGCTGGCCCGACTGCAGAACCGCCATCAGGGGCCGCTGGATGCGATCGTGCGCCGAGCTGGCGGTGCCCGGGCCGATGGGCGACCCACCACCTTGATCGTGGTGCCGAGCACCCCGGATCTCAATCAGCACAACGTCAGCTATTACGGCCGTCGCCAGGGCGGACACCTGGTGGGGCGTCAGCTCGGCAGCAGCCGCGGCGATGTGGAACCCGTCCTGGATCGGGCCGAGTGGGTGCTGCTCGCGGAAGGGGATCAGGGTTCAGTGCGCAAAAGCGCTCGGCGACTCGATCAAGCCGTGCGCAGCAGCGGTGTGTTTGAACGGGTGGAGCGCTTTCCTCGGCCCCAGGGGGGGAGTTATTCCCTCTGGAGGCGGCGTGCGCAGGCGCCGGCACCGGCAGAGTTTGCGACGCAATTTCCCGCCCTCGCCAGCGGTCTGGCCCAGGGGCCGGTCGGCCTGGATCCCTTGTTCGCGGCCGTGGGTGTGGAGCACATGCTCGATGGCCATCAGCTGTATCGCGATCGGGTCCAGCGCCAGGCGGAGCAGGCGCTTCGCCTCGATCCTGAGGCCGTGGAACCCCGTTGGAGTCTGGCCGTGCTGGCCGTGCTGGCGAATCGGCCGGCGGCGGCGGACCGTCAGTTCGCTGCCCTGGAGCGGGTCCAGCCCCAGAACCCCTGGCCCAGCGCCTACCGGGCGGTCGTGTCAATCGCCGCTTGGAACCCAGCCCAGGCGCGCCTGGTGATGGAAGCTGCACGCCGACGCCATGGCGATGGGGCGCTCTTGGTGGCGCTCGATGATCTCAGCGCGGTGTTGTCTGGGGCGCTCTGGCGACTTCCCGCCGCCGGCCGCTCGATTCCCCGCGCTGTGCAGGAGGTGGAAGCGACGCTTCAGTCGCAGGTCTCAAGCTGA
- a CDS encoding J domain-containing protein codes for MSRSPQLDAHGGDPYRVLGLGPSASHGEIKAAYRRLVKEHHPDAGGDEERILALNAAWELLGDAERRRAFDRDRTVASADGGREEARRRGARNARAAQAARRSSGQGASADDALMQWLQVVYGPIDRQLGQVINAFPAQLRALSADPYDDALMEAFCAYLEQSRARIDKVKTLYQSLPTPALARGFGLSVYHCLSQVEDALNELDRYTMGYVDNYLHDGREMLREAKRRRQRLHEERGRLEIG; via the coding sequence GTGAGTCGCTCGCCCCAGCTCGACGCCCATGGCGGTGATCCCTATCGGGTGCTCGGCCTCGGTCCCAGCGCCAGCCACGGGGAGATCAAGGCGGCCTATCGGCGCCTGGTGAAGGAACACCACCCCGATGCAGGTGGTGATGAGGAGCGGATTCTGGCGCTCAATGCCGCCTGGGAACTGCTCGGGGATGCCGAGCGCCGCCGTGCCTTCGATCGTGATCGCACTGTCGCTTCGGCGGACGGGGGCCGGGAGGAGGCCCGCCGCCGTGGGGCCCGCAATGCCCGTGCGGCCCAGGCCGCCAGACGTTCCAGCGGCCAGGGCGCCAGTGCCGACGACGCCCTGATGCAGTGGCTGCAGGTGGTGTATGGGCCGATCGATCGCCAGCTCGGCCAGGTGATCAATGCCTTTCCAGCCCAGCTGCGCGCCCTCTCCGCCGATCCTTACGATGACGCCCTGATGGAGGCGTTCTGTGCCTACCTGGAGCAGAGCCGCGCCCGCATCGACAAGGTGAAAACTCTCTATCAATCCCTGCCCACACCGGCCTTGGCCCGGGGTTTTGGCCTGAGCGTGTACCACTGCCTCTCCCAGGTGGAGGATGCCCTCAACGAACTGGATCGTTACACGATGGGCTACGTGGACAATTACCTCCACGACGGTCGGGAGATGCTGCGGGAGGCGAAACGTCGCCGTCAGCGCTTACATGAGGAGCGCGGGCGCCTGGAGATCGGTTGA
- the cysK gene encoding cysteine synthase A, with protein sequence MPIADDITALVGRTPLVRLNRLPAACGCQAEILAKLESFNPTASVKDRIAGAMVQAAEASGTIQPGRTVLVEPTSGNTGIALAMVAAARGYRLILTMPDTMSTERRSMLRAYGAELQLTPGVEGMQGAIALARQLVAEIPGAYLLQQFDNPANPAVHAATTAEEIWADTGRALDAFVAGVGTGGTLTGCAQVLKRRCPGLQVVAVEPAASQVLAGGAPGPHRIQGIGAGFVPPVLEAGLIDEILAISDEEAMAMGRRLAREEGLLSGVSSGAAVAAALRIGQRPAMAGRRIVVILASFGERYLSTPMFSSAPAPPARGDGQL encoded by the coding sequence ATGCCGATCGCCGACGACATCACTGCGCTGGTGGGTCGCACCCCCTTGGTGCGGCTCAACCGTTTACCGGCCGCCTGCGGTTGCCAGGCGGAGATCCTGGCGAAGCTGGAAAGTTTCAATCCCACCGCCTCGGTGAAAGATCGGATCGCCGGGGCGATGGTGCAGGCAGCGGAGGCCAGTGGCACGATCCAGCCCGGGCGCACCGTGCTGGTGGAGCCCACCAGTGGCAACACCGGCATCGCTCTGGCCATGGTGGCCGCCGCCCGCGGCTACCGGCTGATCCTCACCATGCCCGACACGATGAGCACGGAGCGCCGTTCCATGCTCCGGGCCTACGGCGCCGAACTTCAGCTCACTCCAGGGGTGGAGGGAATGCAGGGGGCGATTGCCCTTGCGCGTCAGCTCGTGGCGGAGATCCCCGGGGCCTATCTGCTGCAGCAGTTCGACAATCCGGCCAACCCTGCCGTCCATGCGGCCACCACCGCTGAAGAAATCTGGGCTGACACCGGCCGCGCCCTGGATGCCTTCGTGGCCGGCGTTGGCACCGGCGGCACCCTCACCGGCTGCGCCCAGGTGCTCAAGCGCCGTTGCCCGGGCCTGCAGGTGGTGGCGGTGGAGCCTGCGGCGAGCCAGGTGCTGGCGGGTGGGGCCCCCGGCCCCCACCGGATACAGGGCATCGGCGCCGGTTTTGTGCCTCCGGTGCTCGAGGCTGGGTTGATCGATGAGATTCTGGCCATCAGCGATGAGGAGGCGATGGCGATGGGTCGCCGTCTGGCCCGGGAGGAGGGACTGCTCAGTGGCGTCAGCAGTGGTGCGGCGGTGGCGGCAGCGCTCCGGATCGGCCAGCGTCCGGCGATGGCCGGCCGCCGCATCGTGGTGATCCTCGCCAGCTTCGGGGAGCGGTATCTCTCCACGCCGATGTTCAGCAGCGCGCCTGCGCCACCAGCCCGTGGGGATGGTCAGTTGTGA